In Erythrobacter sp. KY5, the DNA window CTCTTTCAAGGTCGCACCGCGCGACCCAAGAGCTCCGTCCACATAAAGCTTGATGCCGTTGAGCCGCAGCTTGTCTTCGTAAAGCCACGGCGTCGGTCCCGGGCCTCCGATCAGTTCCATCGCTTCGGGTGAATTGGCGTAGGCCATGATCCGAATTCGCAGATCACCACGATCTGCCGAGCGGCGGAAAGTCATCCAGTCAACAACGGGGGTGCCCATATCGGCGACCGCGGTGATGCCGTTTTCGAGCAAACGCTGCTGGGCCATGGCGAAAGCGGCGTCGCGATCTTCGGGTCGCGGCGGCGGTACGAAGCTGTCTACGAGCGAGCTTGCATTGTCGATGAAGACGCCGGTCGGATTGCCATCAGCGTCGCGAATGATCCGCCCGCCGTCAGGGTCTTGCGCTTCGGCGGTGATGCCAGCGCGTTCCATTGCGAGGCTATTGGCCCAGTTCGCGTGATTGTCTGCACGTTCCAGCCATACAGGGCGGTCGGAGATTATCGCGTCAAGTTCCGCAGCGGTTGGAAATCGGCCAAGGCCCCATTTTTCCTGGTTCCAGCCGCGCCCGAGGATCCACGGGCGTCCCGGATTGTCTTCAGCAAACTCGGCAACCCTGGCGAGCGCTTCTTCAAGGCTGTTCGTGTCTGACAGGTCGAGGGTCAGCGCGGCAAAACCGATATCCATCACGTGGACATGAGCATCGATCAGGCCCGGCAGCATTACCTGACCCTCGCCGTCCATCGCAAATTCGATGCCTTCCGGGCGTTCGTCACCGCGTTCAAGGACGTGGGTGATGACTCCATCGTCGTCAAATGCGAGGCCGGTAAAGCGCTTGACCTCGCCTTCTTCGTCGATTGTCACACCATCAACATTGTAGATCAGCGTGTCGGCAAATGCGGGTGCTGCGACCAGGGCAACGCCGGCTGCGAGAAGCGTGCGGATCATGGATACTCTCATTTCGTATCGGAAGATTTGGGATAGCGAGTGACCAGAGCGCTGGTGTCGAGCCGATTGCCACCGGCGGCTTGCACTTCGGAATAGAATTGATCGACGAGCGTCGTGACCGGCAGGTCGAATTCGTGCTTTGCCGCTTCTTCGAGCGCAATCGCCAGATCCTTGCGCATCCAGTCGATGGCGAAACCGAAATCGAATTCGTCCTTGACCATGGTCGGCCACCGGTTTTCCATCTGCCAGCTTTGCGCTGCCCCGCCGCTGATGGCTTCGAGCACTTTGCCGGTATCAACGCCGGTCGCCTGCGCCAGCCGGACGCCTTCGGAAAGGCCTGCGAGAACGCCAGCAATACATACTTGGTTGATAGCTTTCGCAGTCTGGCCCGCACCAGCCCCGCCAATATGCACGATGCGCGCGGCATAAGCCTGCATGACAGGCTCTGCCAAAGCCATCGCCTCGTCAGAGCCGCCGCACATGATCGAGAGTTTGCCGTTCTCCGCCCCCGCTTGTCCGCCCGAGACAGGCGCATCGACGGCATGAAGACCCATCCGGTCACACTCATCCGCGATGCGACGAGCCAGACCCGGCGAGACGGTCGTGTGATCGACAAAGGTTGCCCCGCGCTTCATCGCCGCGAGCACACCGCTTGCGCCGAACAACACCGATGCGACATCGTCGTCGTTGCCCAGACATGCGAGGACCACGTCCTTGTCTTTCACCGCGGTGGCTGCGTCGCTTTCGACGGGGGCATGCAAGCCTTCGTCACCCAGGCGATCGCTCCATTCCTCCGCTTTAGCAAAACCGCGATTGTAGCCGGTTGCCTCGTGGCCAGCGCGGACGAGATGGCCCCACATAGGGCCACCCATCACGCCGAGTCCGAGAAATGCGATCCTCTTGGAAGCAGTCATGTGCGCGTGCCTAATCGCAATCCTGCCCAATGCCAATCCGTTAGCGCGGCAAAGCGGAATTGCTGTGGGATCCAAGCAATTCTTGTCGGCAAACCTGCCAATTCGAATTGCCCTTACGGCAATGTGGGCCTAACCCTGCCGCCCATTATGAACGCACCAGATAAAAGCATCAAAGCCACGGCCACACCGGCCGACCTCACTCTCGACGATGTGCGCGCGGCGGCTGCGCGCATTGAAGGTTCGGTAGTGAAGACGCCGATGATGCACTCCATCACGCTTTCGGAAATTACCGGGGCGGATGTCTGGCTGAAGTTCGAAAACCTGCAATTCACCGCGGCATATAAAGAACGCGGCGCTCTCAATGCGCTGTTGCTACTGACTGACGAACAGCGCGAGCGCGGTGTGATCGCGGCCTCCGCGGGCAATCATTCGCAGGGGCTTTCCTATCATGGCACCCGGCTCGGCGTTCCTGTCACCATCGTCATGCCCAAGACCACGCCGACCGTGAAGGTCATGCAGACCGAAAGCGTGGGTGGCAATGTGGTGCTGCACGGCGAAACTTTCGACGAAGCCTATGGCTATGCGCGCCAGCTCGAAAAGGAGCGCGGGCTCACTTTCGTTCATCCCTTCGATGATCCCAATGTTGCAGCGGGCGCCGGAACGACCGCGCTAGAGATGCTGGAAATCAAGCAGGATTTCGATTGCTTCGTCACCCCCATCGGCGGCGGCGGCCTGATCTCGGGCATGGCGACGGTGGCCAAGGCGATCAATCCCGATATCGAGATTGTTGGCGTTCAGGCTGGACTGTTTCCAAGCATGTTCGACCGCTTCAAGGGCGAAAGCCACGATTGCGGCGGCGACACGCTGGCGGAAGGGATCGCGGTCAAGAACCCGGGTGAATTTACCTCGCAGGTGATCAAGGAACGGGTCGACGACATTCTGCTCGTTGACGAACCGAGCCTTGAAAAGGCGGTCTCGCTTCTCCTCCAGATCGAAAAGACGGTGGTCGAGGGGGCTGGCGCTGCTGGCCTCGCAGCGGTGCTGGAAAATCCTGAGCGCTTTGCCGGAAAGACCGTTGGTCTCGTCCTTTGCGGCGGGAACATCGACACGCGCCTGCTTGCGAATGTGCTGCTGCGCGATCTTGCACGTCAGGGACGCCTCGCGCGTTTGCGTGTGACCTTGCAGGATCGCCCCGGCGCGCTCTTCAAGGTCATGCGTCTGTTCGACGAGCACAATGTCAATATCATCGAGATATACCATCAGCGCATCTTCACCACGCTCCCGGCCAAGGGGCTCATCACCGATATCGAATGCGAGGCGCGCGATGCCAGTCAGGTCGAGAGGCTGGTCTCCTCGCTGCGTGACACGGGGTACCAAGTGCAGGTGGTCGAGCTGAATTAGCGGCGTACCAAAGCTGCCCCATTTCGTGACGCAGATCGGAGAACTTGTGAATCATTGCTCCGATCTTGCGCATTTTGATAGTCAGTCTTGTGCAAAGTAACCCAATTTTCACTCTGATTTGTGGTTAAGGGTCTTTTACCGGCGGGACCGAAAAGGCATAAGAATGTCTTAATAAAGACATCGCTGATTCTCCATTCGT includes these proteins:
- a CDS encoding amidohydrolase, whose product is MIRTLLAAGVALVAAPAFADTLIYNVDGVTIDEEGEVKRFTGLAFDDDGVITHVLERGDERPEGIEFAMDGEGQVMLPGLIDAHVHVMDIGFAALTLDLSDTNSLEEALARVAEFAEDNPGRPWILGRGWNQEKWGLGRFPTAAELDAIISDRPVWLERADNHANWANSLAMERAGITAEAQDPDGGRIIRDADGNPTGVFIDNASSLVDSFVPPPRPEDRDAAFAMAQQRLLENGITAVADMGTPVVDWMTFRRSADRGDLRIRIMAYANSPEAMELIGGPGPTPWLYEDKLRLNGIKLYVDGALGSRGATLKEPYTDEPATRGIPITSPAQLRNRMSRAALDNFQTAVHAIGDAANADVLLAIEELSESYKGDRRWRIEHAQIVDVDDIARFGEHGTIASMQPLHQTSDMFMAEARLGEGRLGGAYAWRSILEVGGRLAFGSDAPVEPADVFAGIAVAISRTDENGRPFGGWRAQEAVSREQALAGFTSDAAYAGFADGRFGRLVVGERADFIFVDRDPMLASPGEIRETEVREVYLAGKRVHSR
- a CDS encoding threonine ammonia-lyase — protein: MNAPDKSIKATATPADLTLDDVRAAAARIEGSVVKTPMMHSITLSEITGADVWLKFENLQFTAAYKERGALNALLLLTDEQRERGVIAASAGNHSQGLSYHGTRLGVPVTIVMPKTTPTVKVMQTESVGGNVVLHGETFDEAYGYARQLEKERGLTFVHPFDDPNVAAGAGTTALEMLEIKQDFDCFVTPIGGGGLISGMATVAKAINPDIEIVGVQAGLFPSMFDRFKGESHDCGGDTLAEGIAVKNPGEFTSQVIKERVDDILLVDEPSLEKAVSLLLQIEKTVVEGAGAAGLAAVLENPERFAGKTVGLVLCGGNIDTRLLANVLLRDLARQGRLARLRVTLQDRPGALFKVMRLFDEHNVNIIEIYHQRIFTTLPAKGLITDIECEARDASQVERLVSSLRDTGYQVQVVELN
- a CDS encoding NAD(P)-dependent oxidoreductase, with the protein product MTASKRIAFLGLGVMGGPMWGHLVRAGHEATGYNRGFAKAEEWSDRLGDEGLHAPVESDAATAVKDKDVVLACLGNDDDVASVLFGASGVLAAMKRGATFVDHTTVSPGLARRIADECDRMGLHAVDAPVSGGQAGAENGKLSIMCGGSDEAMALAEPVMQAYAARIVHIGGAGAGQTAKAINQVCIAGVLAGLSEGVRLAQATGVDTGKVLEAISGGAAQSWQMENRWPTMVKDEFDFGFAIDWMRKDLAIALEEAAKHEFDLPVTTLVDQFYSEVQAAGGNRLDTSALVTRYPKSSDTK